The genomic DNA CCTGGAGAATACCCGGGCGCGCCTCGTCGAGACCTCCGAGCGGCCGACCGGCGACCTCAAGGTCACCACCACGGTCGGCCTCGGCACGTCCTGGCTGTCGCAGCGGGTCGGCGAGTTTCTCGACCTCTACCCGGACGTGCGCATCGAGCTGATCCTCACCAACGAGGAGCTCGATCTGGCCATGCGCGAGGCCGACGTGGCGATCCGCATGCGCCGCCCGGCGCAGCCGGACCTGATCCAGCGGCGGCTGTTCACCGTGCACTACCACGCCTTCGCCAGTCCGGATTACGTGAAGCGGTTCGGCGAGCCCAAGACCATCGAGGAGCTCGACGACCACCGCCTTGTCTCCTTCGGCGGCAACGAGCCATCGTACCTGCTGGCCGCCCACTGGCTCGCCGATGCGGGCCGCGAGGGCCGCGAGCGTCGCCAGGTCCACCTGACGGTGAACAATATCGGCGCCCTGCAGCGCGCCATGGAGGCCGGCGCCGGCATCGGCATCTTGCCCGATTACGCGGTGGATGGCGGCCAGCAGCTCGTGCAGGTGCTGCGCGAGACCGAGATGCCGAGCCTGGAGAGCTACCTCGTCTACGCCGAGGAGATGCGCTCGGTCGCCCGGGTGCAGGCGTTCCGCGACTTCCTCGTCTCGAAGGCGCAGCGCTGGACCTACTGAGCATCCGATGGTTGGATCCGGCTCCTCACGGAGACGATTCGATGCGCGCTGCTCTCTACGCTCTGATCCTCGTCGCGGGCTCCACCGGCGCGATGGCGGATGACTGCGCGGAAGCTTGGTACCAACGCAACCTGATCTACAAGCAGGCCGGCTACTGCTTCACCACGCCGCGCGCGGTCCGGACCTTCGGCAACGCCGATTGCCGGTTCGACGCCATGGATCGCGTGCCGCTCTCGCGCCAGGAGCAGGCGACGGTGGCGGATCTGCAGGCCTTCGAGCGGGCCCATGCCTGCCCGCGCTAGGCCGCGGATTGTCGACCTCGTCGGCCGGGCAGCGTAGGAGCCGCGTCGTCGCTGCGGAAGCCGCGCCAGATCAGCGCGGCTCCGGCAGGCCCGTGCTCACACGAACAGGCGCTCGCCTTCGAGGCCCTTGTAGAGGCCGGCGACCTGCTCGCTGTAGCCGTTGTAGATCAACGTCGGTACGCGCTGATCGGTGCCGAGGACGCGCTCGGTCGCCTGGCTCCAGCGCGGGTGCGGCACGGCCGGGTTCACGTTGGCCCAGAAGCCGTACTCCGAGGCCTGCAGGCCCTCCCAGAAGGTCTTCGGCCGGTCGGCCGTGAACGAGATCTTCACCAGCGACTTGGCCGACTTGAACCCGTACTTCCACGGCACCGCGACGCGGATCGGCGCCCCGAACTGGTTGGGCAGCGGCTTGCCGTAGATCCCCGTGACCATGAAGGCGAGGTCGTTCCCGGCCTCAGCCAGGGTCAGGCCCTCCGTGTAGGGCCAGGGATAGAAGAACGCCCGCTGGCCGGGCGCCATCGCCTTGTCCATGAAAGTCTCGAAGCGGATGTACTTCGCGCCGGAGGCGGGCTTGGCCAGCGCCACGAGCTTCGCCAGCGGGAATCCGGTCCAGGGCACCGCCATCGACCACGCCTCGACGCAGCGGTGACGGTAGAGACGCTCCTCCAGGCCGACCTTCCGGATCAGGTCGTCGATGCCGATCTCGAACGGCTTCTCGACGAGCCCGTCGATCTTCAGGGTCCAGGGCTGCGTCTTGAGGGCGTTGGCCGCCGGCAGCACCGTCTTCGACGTGCCGAACTCGTAGAAATTGTTGTAGTCGGCGCTGAAGCGCTCCGGGGTCAGGGGGCGGTCGAGCGTGTAGGCGGGGTTCTGCGGCGCCGGGTAGAGCGGCTGGTCGCCCGCCGCCGCGAGGGCCGCGCGCCCACCCAGGAGCGAGCCGGCCGCGAGCCCGGCCGCGCCGCCGATCAGGGCCCGCCGATTGAGGAACACGGCTTCCGGCGTCGCCAGATGCTCCGGAATCTCCCAGCCGCGCCTGCGCTTGATCAACATGGCCGTCTCCTCGGATCTCCTGCCTGCACAACCCACAGATCGGCCGCGGCCGACAGGGGCGCAAGCGCCGCAGCCTCACCTTTCGGCGAACGGCGCGCAGGAGTTACGCCGCCCGTGAGCGGCACCGGGACGCAGGCCGTCCGCCGCGCGGACGACGCTCAGGCCGGCGGCGTCTCGTCGCGCAGCATCCGCCGCAGCACCTTGCCGACATTGGTCTTCGGCAGGGTCTCGTGGAGCACCACGCGGCGGGGAACCTTGTAGCCGGTGAGCTGGGTGCGGGCATGCGCCCGCAGGATATCGGTGGAGACCGACGGGTCCTTCAGGACCACGTGGGCCACCACCATCTCGCCCGTCTCCTCGCTCGGCGCGCCGACCACCGCGCATTCGAGCACGGCCGGGTGGGCCGCCAGCACGTCCTCGACCTCGTTCGGATAGACGTTGAAGCCGGAGACGAGGATCATGTCCTTCATCCGGTCGACGATCCGGACCTGGCCGTCCGCCTGCAGGATCGCGACGTCGCCCGTCCGGAAGAACCCGTCCGCGGTCATCGCCCGCGCGGTCTCCTCCGGCCGATTCCAGTAGCCGCGCATCACCTGCGGGCCGCGCACGCAGATCTCGCCCGGCTGCCCGGCCGGGAGGGGTTCGCCGGAGACGGCGCGGATCGAGACCTCCGTGGAGGGCAGCGGGTAGCCGATCGTGCCGGAGAAGTCGCGCATGCCCCGCGGGTTGACGCACACGACCGGCGAGGTCTCCGACAGGCCGTAGCCCTCGATGATCGTGTTGCCGGTCAGGGCCTTCCAGCGCTCGGCCACCGCCCGCTGGACGGCCGTGCCGCCGCCGACCACGAAGTCGAGGTGGGCGAAATCCACCGTGCCGATCTTCGGATGGTTGATCAGGACGTTGAACAGCGTGTTCACGCCCATCAGGTGGGTGAAGCGCGTGCGGCTCAGGGTCTTGACCATGCCGTCGCAGTCGCGCGGATTGGGGATCAGCAGGCAGGAGCCGCCGCTGCGCATGAACTGGAAGAAGCACGCGGTGAGCGCGAAGATGTGGTAGAGCGGCAGCGCCGTGACCACGCAGCGCGCGACGCTCGGATCCTTCGAGTTGAACCAGAGCTGCGACTGCTCGACGTTCGCCATGATGTTGCGGTGGCTCAGCATCGCCGCCTTGGCTATGCCGGTGGTGCCCCCGGTGTATTGCAGGAAGGCGAGGTCCTCCGGGTCGACCGCGGCGGACGCGCGCGGCATCGTCCGGCCCTGGCGGAGCACGGTGGCGAACGGGATCGCCAGCCCTTCCGGCAGGCGGAACGGCGGCACCGCCTTGCGGACGTGCCGGCTCGCGAGGTTGATCACCCGCCCCTTCAGCCCCAGCCCGTCGCCCGGACCCACGAGGACGACCCGCTCCAGGGCCACGTCCGGCAGCGCCGCCGCGATGGTGGCGCCGAAATTCTCCAGGACGATCAGGATCCGCGCGCCGGAATCGTTGATCTGCTGCACGCATTCCCGGGGCGTGTAGAGCGGGTTGGTGTTGACCACCGTTCCCCCCGCCAGGAGGACGCCGAAGATCGCCACGGCGTAGGCTGGGACGTTCGGCAGCATGATCGCCACGCGGTCGCCCTTCGCCAGACCCTGTCCGCGCAGCCAGGCCGCGAGGTCGCGCGCCTGCTGGCCGAGGGTCGCGTAGGTCATGGTCGAGCCGAAGCACAGCATCGCTGGCCGGCTTGCGAAGGCGGTCACGCTGGTCTCGAACAGGTCGACCAAGGTCCCGAGGCCCGCGACGTCGATCTCCGCCGGCACGCCGGGCGGATAGAAGGGCAGCCAGGGCCGGTCGGAGGCCCCGTGGCCCGGCATCGCTCCGGCCGTGGCGGCTCGAGCGCCGTGCTCCATCACGTTCGCCTCATGCATCGCGATGCCTCCCGCGGGCCCGACTCTCGGGGGCCGAGTCCCGCAACGCCTGTCGCGCGGACTCTGCGGGAACGGAGGCCGGCCCGCAAGGCAGGGGGGTCAGAGGGCTGGACGATGCCGGCGCAATGTCGCCAGCACGGTGTGGGGCAGGGCCGCCGCGATCAGCAGGCCGGCGGCGAGCGCGGCCTCCTCCGGCCGCATGGCCCGCCGGGGCCAGGGGCCGACGCCCAGGTCGCCGGCGAGGCCGATCAGGATCGCGCCGAGCCACAGGGTCAGGAAGGCGAGCGCGCCGTAGCCGACCCGGCGCAGCCGCGGCCGCAGGGGCCGGTTGGCCGCGACCGCGAACAGGCCGAGGACGCCGCCGAACGTCAGCGCGCCCACGGCGGCGCCGAGCCCGTAGGCCAACCACAGGGGCTGGTGGGTGAGGAAGGCCATGCCCCCAGTGGCGAAGGCGCCGCGCAGGACGAGGCCGCCGAAGGTCGGGTAGAGCCCGGCGGCGAGGAGCGCGGCCGCGCCCGCCAGTCCGAACACGATCCGGCGCGGCGCGGAGCCCGGGCCCGGGCCCGTCGCCACCCGCGCGAGGTGGCCGAGCCCGTAGACCAGCGCGAAGGCGAAGAGCGGGTAGCGGGCGATGAAGTAGCCGAAGATCCAGGGCTCGAGGGCCTCCGGCACGGCGTCGCGCTGGCTCAGGCCGGTCGCCGCGACGAGAGCCAGGGCGGCCAGCATGGCGAGGATCGGCCCCGCCGCCGTCAGGACGCCGCTCGTGCGGCCTCCGGACGTCCCGGCGCACGGGGGGCCGACCCGGTCGAGCGCGGCGTTGGCGTGTGCGGCCATGTTGGGATCACCCGGAGAGGCGCGCGGGGTCGGGACCGCCGCGGCAGCCTCAGCGGGCCTCGTAATGGTCGCGGATCAGCCGGTCGAGGAGGCGCACACCCCAGCCTGCGCCCCAGCTGCGGTTGATCTCGCTGGCGTTCGACGACATCGCGACGCCGGCGATGTCGAGATGCGCCCACGGAACGTCCTCGACGTAGCGCTTGATGAACGACGCCGCGGTGGCGGCGCCGCCGTGGCGGCCGCCGGTGTTCTTCATGTCGGCGAACTTGGAATCGATCGCCTTGTCGTAGGCGGGGATCAGCGGCATCCGCCACACCTTCTCGCCGGTCGCCTCGCCGGCGGCGTGGATGTTGCCCGCCAGCGTGTCGTCGTTCGAGAACATGCCGGCGATGTCCTGGCCCAGCGCCACGATGATCGCGCCGGTCAGCGTCGCGAGGTCGACGATCGCCTTGGGCTTGGTGCTGCGGATGACGTGGGTGATCACGTCGGCCAGCACCAGCCGGCCCTCGGCGTCGGTGTTGATCACCTCGATGGTCTGGCCCGACATGGAGGTCAGGATGTCGGACGGGCGGTACGAGCCGCCGTCCGGCATGTTCTCCACGATGCCGATGGCGCCGACCACGTTGCAGCGCGCCTTGCGGGCGGCGAGCGCGTGGAGCGCGCCGACGACGGCGGCGGCGCCGCCCATGTCGCCCTTCATGTCCTCCATGCCGCCGCCCGGCTTGATCGAGACGCCGCCGGAATCGAACACGACGCCCTTGCCGATGAGGGCGACGGGCGCCTCGGCCGCGGGGCCGCCGTTCCAGCGCATGATCACGATCCGCGGCTCGCGGGCCGAGCCCTGCGCCACCGCGAGCAGCGCGCCCATGCCGAGTTCCCGCATCCGGGCCGGCTCCAGCACCTCGATCTCGACTCCGAGCTTGGCGAGTTCCGAGGCGCGGCGGGCGAACTCAGCCGGGAAGAGCACGTTCGGCGGCTCGTTCACGAGGTCGCGGGCCAGGACCACGCCGTCGGACAGGCTCTTGGCGCCCTCGCCCTCGCGGGCGGCCGCGCCGTGATCGGCGAGCAGCAGGGTCAGCGCGGTGACGGTCTTGTCGTCGGCATCGGGCTTCTTTTTGGTCTTGTAGCGGTCGAACGCGTAGGTCCGCAGGCGCGCGCCGAGAGCGAACTCGCCGGCCTGCGCCGCCGTGACCGTCGCGCCCGGCCAGTCGAGCACGACCCGGGCGGTCCGTCCCGCCACCTTGCCGGCTGTGAAGCCGCCGAGCGCCGGCCAGTCGGTCTTGGCCCGGTCCTTCTCCGAGCCCAGGCCCACGACCACGAGGCGGTCGGCACCGACGCCCGCCGGGGCCGGCAGGGACAGGGCGCTGAGCGAGCGGCCCTTGAACTTCTCGGAGGCCGCGGCGCGGGCCACGAGATCCGTCCCGGAGGCGCCGAGTGCCTCGCGGGCAGCCGACCCGAGCGACAGGTCGTCGCCGACGAAGACCACGAGATCGCCGGATCCGCCGGGGCCCTGGCCGCTCTGCTCCAGGGGACCGAAACCGATCTCGATACCGTCCGCCATACCCGTCGCCCTGCCCGTTATTCCGGAGCCGTACTACGCACCCGCGCGCCGAGGCGCGGGCGATCCGCCCTGTGTAGCCGCTGAGACGGAGAACGCAACGCGGCGTGACAGCCCTGGAATCGCCCCTTTTGTCGGGTCCCTGCCGCCTCGAGGGCGCGAGAGGACGAGCGGGACTGCCGGGCCGATGAGGCAGATCGAGCGCTACATCTTTCGGATCGCCCTGGGCGCCACCCTCGCCTGCCTGATCGGGCTGACGGGCACCATCTGGCTGACCCAGGCCCTGCGCGAGCTCGATCTCGTGACCGCCAAGGGCCAGACGCTGCTGGTCTTCCTCTTCGTCACCGGCCTGTCGCTGCCGACCCTCGTCGTCGTCATCGCCCCCGTGGCGCTGTTCATCGGCACGATCTACGCGCTCAACAAGCTGAACGGCGATTCCGAGCTGATCGTCATGTCGGCGGCCGGGATGCCGCCGCGCTCGCTGCTGCGGCCCTTCCTCACCCTGGCGCTGTTCGTCAGCTTCCTGGTGGGATTCCTGGTCGTGGTGGTCATGCCCGCGAGCTTCCAGGAGCTGCGCGACGTGATCACCCGGGTGCGCGGCGACTTCATCGCGAACGTCGTCAAGGAAGGGCAGTTCACCCAGCTCGACAACGGCATCACCTTCCACTTCCGCGAGCGCGGGCCGGGCGGCACCCTCAAGGGGCTGTTCATCCAGGACCGGCGCGAGGCCGGGAAGACCAAGGTCTACCTCGCCGAGCGCGGCAACGCGGTCGACGTCGACGGCCAGAGCTACCTGATCCTGGAGAACGGCAGCGTCCACCAGCAGCAGAAGGACTCGCGCGATTCCTCGATCCTGACCTTCGAGCGCTACACGATCGACCTCGCGGCCTTCGCGCCCCCGGATTCCGACACGATCTACAAGCCGCGCGAGCGCTCGACGGCGCAGCTCCTGTTCCCCGACACGACGGAGGGTTACTACAAGCTGCAGAAGGGCCGGTTCCGCGCCGAGCTGCACGACCGACTCTCCGCCTGCCTCTACCCGCTGGCGCTGGTCTTCATCGCCTTCGCGGCTCTGGGCGATCCCCGCACGACCCGGCAGGGGCGCGGCGTCGCGATCGCCGGCGCGATCGTCGCCGTCGTGGCGCTGCGCATCGGTGGCTTCGCGGCGGTCAGCGCCGCCGCGCGCAGCCCCGCGGCGGTCCTGGCGGTCTACGGCGTGCCGCTGCTCGCGATCCTCCTGTCGAGCCTCCTCATCTTCTACGGGCCTCGGGTGCGCGCCTTCAACGCCGCCCTGGCCCGCGCCGTCCGCGGCCGGTTCCGCGGCCCGCGCCTCGCGCCGGCGGCCTGAACCCGATGATGCTGATCGGTCCCACTCTCGGGCGGTACTTCGCCGCCCGGTTCCTCCGCACGGTGCTCGGTGTCTTCATCACCGTGTTCGCGCTGGTCTACACGCTCGACTTCGTCGAGCTGCTCCGCCGCGCCGGCGAGGCCCAGGGCGCGTCCGCCGGCCTGATGGCGCAGCTCTCGCTCTACCGCACCCCCGCGGTGGCGGAGGGCGTCCTGCCCTTCGCGGTCCTGTTCGGCTCCATGGCGGCCCTGCTCCAGCTCTCGCGCAAGCTGGAACTGGTGGTCGCCCGCGCGGCCGGGATCTCGGCCTGGCAGTTCCTGCAGCCCGGCTTCTTCGTGGCCCTCGCCCTCGGCGCGCTGGCGGTCGGCGTCTACAACCCGGTCTCCGCGATGCTGAAGCAGCGCTCCACCGAGATCGAGGCGAAGATCTTCGCCAAATCCACCAAGGCGAGTTCGGGCAAGGACCTCTGGATCCGCCAGAAGGGCCTCGACGGCGAGGCGATCCTGCGCGCCGAGACCGCCATCGAGGGCACGACCACCCTGGCGGGCGTGTCGGTCTTCACCTTCGACGACGCCGGCAAGTTCGCCGAGCAGCTCGTCGCGGCCCGCGCGACGCTCCACGACGGCTACTGGGAGCTCTCCGATGTGCGCGTTCTCACACAGGGCACACCGCCTGAGTCGTTCGACACCTACCTGATCGCCTCGAACCTCGACCCCGGACAGGTGCGTCAGGGGTTCACCCCCCCGGAATCTGTGCCTTTCTGGCAACTTCCCACAACCATCGCGCGGACCGAGCGGGCCGGTTTGGACGCCACCCGCTACCGTCTCCAGTACGATGTCCTGTGGGCGCGGCCGGTGCTGTTCGTGGCCATGGTCATCGTCGCCGCAACCGTTTCCTTACGGTTCTTCCGCTTTGGTGGTGTCGGTAAACTCGTCCTCGGTGGCGTCGCGGCCGGCTTCGCCCTCTACGTGGTCCGACAGGTCATGGAGGGGCTCGGAGCGTCCGGACTCGTCGCCGCACCGGTGGCGGCCTGGTTCCCGGCCGTGGTAGGCAGTCTTCTCGGTACGCTCACGCTTCTGTACCAGGAAGACGGCTGACTTCCGCGATCCTTCGCGGGACGGGAGACGGGTGTTGAGGTTGGTGGCGGCAGACGTCACAGGGGTTGGGACGCGCGTTGCGTAAGGTCGCCGACATCCTGCGGAAGGCTGGTTTCCGGGCCGCGCTGGCGTTCGCCGCGCCGCTGGCCGGGGGCCTGTCCGCCCATGCCCAGGGCCTGCCCGCCGTCGCGGCCGGGAAGCCCGGCGACAAGCTGCTCGTCGAGGCCGACGAGCTGATCTACGACAACGACCGCGGCACCGTGACGGCCCGGGGCAACGCCGAGCTGCATTACGGCCCTCGGACCCTGCAGGCCGACCGCGTGCGCTACGACCGGAATTCCGGCCGGGTCTTCGCCGAGGGCAATGTCCGCCTCACCGAGGCCGACGGCGGCGTCGTGACCGGCGCGCGCATGGAGCTCACCGACGACTTCAAGACCGGCTTCGTCGACGCCTTCCGCGGGCAGCAGACCGTGCAGCGGAAGTTCGAGACGGTGCGCACCCGCTTCTCCGCGCCGCGGGCCGAGCGCCTGAACGGCGAGCAGACGAGCTTCGAGTCCGGCAGCTACACGGCCTGCGAGCCGTGCAAGGACAACCCTGAGACGCCGCCGCTGTGGCAGATCAAGGCGAAGAAGATCATCCACGACAACGAGACCCACACGGTCTACTTCGACGACTCGACGCTCGAGATCGCCGGCATCCCGGTGGCCTACCTGCCGTATTTCGAGGCGCCGGACCCGACGGTGAAGCGCAAGACCGGCTTCCTGACGCCGCGCTTCGTCACGACGACCGCGCTCGGCAACGGCGTGTCGCTCCCGTACTTCATCAACCTCGCGCCGAATTACGACCTGACGCTGACGCCGACCCTGCTCAGCCGCCAGGGCCTGCTCGCGCAGGGCGAGTTCCGCCAGCGGATCGACAACGGCTTCTACAACATCCGCCTGTCGGGCATCTCGCAGACGACGCCCTCGGCGTTCCTGCCGAGCCCCCTCGGCGCCGGCGAGCGCGACTTCCGCGGCTCCGTCGAATCGCAGGGCCGGTTCTACATCAACCCGCGCTGGCGCACGGGCTGGGACCTCGTCGGCGTGACCGACAAGTGGTTCCTCGACAATTACCGGATCCGCAACCAGAACATCACCACGGACTATTTCCGTGAGGCCACCTCGACGGCCTTCCTGATCGGCCAGGGCGACCGCTCGTGGTTCGAGGCGCGGGGCTACTACTTCAAGGGTCTGTCGAGCTTCGACTGGCAGAAGCAGCAGCCGATCGTGGCGCCGGTGATCGACTACGACAAGCGGATCAACGGCCCATCGGAGATCGGCGGCGAGGTGCGCTTCCAGGCGAACATCACCAGCCTGACCCGCGAGACCACGCAGTACCAGGGCCTGCCGCGGACCTCGAGCTACCTGTTCTCGCCGAGCGTCAACGGCGTCAGCTTCCCGCTGTACCAGACCTGCACGGTCTTCCAGCGCGGCCTGTGCGCCATCGACGGGCTCGCCGGCACGAACACCCGCGCCTCCGCGGAGCTGTCCTGGCGCCGCAGCTTCATCGACGATCTGGGCCAGAAATTCACGCCCTTCGCGTACCTGCGCACGGACGCGTTCTTCAACAGCACGAGCTTCTCGGGCTACCAGAATGACCTCGTCCCGCAGGTCGCGCACGTCGATCAGGGCTTTGCCGGGCGGGTCATGCCGGCGATCGGCCTCGACTACCGCTACCCGTTCGTCGCCAATTTCGGCGCCCTCGGCGTCCACACCCTGGAGCCGATCGGCCAGATCATCGCGCGCCCGTCGGAGACCCGGATCGGCCGCCTGCCGAACGAGGACGCGCAGAGCCTCGTCTTCGACGACACCTCGCTGTTCGAGTGGGACAAATTCTCGGGCTACGACCGGGTCGAGGGCGGCGTGCGCACCAATCTCGGCGGCCAGTACTCGGTCGTGACCCCGTCCGGCTGGTACGCGAACGTCCTGTTCGGCGAGTCCATCCAGCTCGCGGGCGTCAACTCGTTCCGCCGCGGCGACATCGCCAACACCGGCCTCGATTCGGGGCTCGAGACGCAGCGCTCGGACTTCGTCGGGCGTTTCCAGGTCTCGCCGAACCAGAACATCACGTTCATCAGCCGGGCCCGGTTCAACCAGTCCGACTTCCACGTGGCGCGGTTCGAGACCGGCGCGACGGCGCGGTTCGCGCCGTTCCTGCCGCTCACCGTCTCGGCCTTCTACTCGTACTACGAGGCGCAGCCTCTGCTGGGCTACAGCCACTACCGCGAGGGCATCACCGCCACCGCGACCTACAACATCACGCCGAACTGGTTTGTGTCGGGCTCGCTGCTCGTCGACCTGACCCACTACCTCGACGTGCGCAACACCTACACGGACGCGCTGAGCTCGTACCTGGCGAACCCGATCGGGACGGTGCCGATCTACCAGAATCCGGGCCGCTTCTACCTGTCGGGCGCGAGCTTCGGCGGCGGCTACCAGGACGAGTGCACCACCGTCTCGCTGAACTACATCAACTCGCCGATCGCGACCGCGACGGGCGTCCGCGAGCGCAACCAGACGGTGCTGCTTCGGGTCGAGCTGAAGACCCTGGGCGAGGCCGACCTGCGCCAGAACGTCGGGACCGCCACCACCGCCGACGGCATCGCCTCGATCCGCTGAGGAACCGGGACCGGCGGCGCGCCGATCCGGCGCGTCGCCCGCCGCGATCCCGCCGCTCGGTCTGAGCCGCCGAGGATGCGCCCGCGCCGCGCGGGCGCTATAGAGCGCCCATGCCGCCCCTCGCCCTCACCCTCGGAGATCCCGCCGGCATCGGACCGGAGCTGGCGCTCAGCGCGTGGCTCGGGCGCGGCGGGGCGGATCCGCTGCCGCCGTTCTTCTTGGTGGCCGATCCCGACTTCGTCGAGCGCCTCGCCCACCGCCTCGACCGCCCCGTCCCGGTGGCGGAGGTCGATCCCGAGACGGCCGCCGAGGTATTTCCGCGCGCGCTCCCCGTGGTGCCCTTGCCGAGCGGCGCCCGCGTCGCGGCCGATCCCGGCGTCCCCGATTCCGGCAACGCCGGCGCGACCATCGAGTCGATCACCGCGGCGGTGGAGTTCGTGAAGGCCGGGCGTGCGAGCGCGGTGGTGACCAACCCGATCGCCAAGTTCGTGCTGACCCGAACGGGCTTCGCCCATCCCGGGCACACCGAGTTCCTGGCCGCCCTCGCGGTGCCGCCCGGCGTGACGCCGCCCCGGCCGGTGATGATGATCTGGAGCGCCGGCCTCTCGGTCGTGCCGGTGACGATCCACGTGCCGCTGAGGGACGTGCCGGACCTGCTCACCCAGGAACTCGTCGAGGAGACCGCCGCGATCGTCGCTCGGGACCTGCGGGAGCGGTTCGGCCTGCCCGAGCCGCGCCTCGTCCTCGCCGGCCTGAACCCGCACGCGGGCGAGGCCGGAACGATCGGCCGCGAGGACCGCGACGTCCTCGCCCCCGCGGTGGCGCGTCTGCGGTCGCGGGGCATCGACATCCGCGGGCCGCTCCCCGCCGACACCCTGTTCCACGCCCGCGCCCGCGAGACCTACGACGTCGCCCTCGCGCCCACGCACGATCAGGCCCTGATCCCGATCAAGACGATCGCGTTCGACGACGGCGTGAACGTCACCCTCGGCCTGCCCTTCGTGCGCACCTCGCCGGACCACGGGACGGCCTTCGACATCGCCGGCCAGGGCGTCGCCCGGCCGGACAGCCTCGTGGCGGCCCTGCGCCTCGCCGACCGGCTGGCCGCCAACGCGGCGGCGCGGAGCGAGGCCCCCGCCGGGGCCGAGATCATCCCGTTCAGCGTCTATGCCGGCCGTCCCCGGCCCGTCGGCGCCTGCCACTTCGATCCCGAGGACGAGCTGTGAGGCAGCCAGCATGAGCGCCGGGGACGGTCTTCCCCCGCTGCGCGAGGTCGTCGCCCGCCACGGCCTGGAGCCGAAGAAGGCGCTCGGCCAGAACTTCCTCTACGACCTCAACCTGACCGGCCGGATCGCCCGGGCGGCCGGTCCGCTCGCGGGGGTGACCGTGGTGGAGGTCGGGCCGGGCCCGGGGGGCTTGACCCGCGCGCTCCTCGCCGAGGGCGCCGCCCGCGTCGTGGCGATCGAGCGCGACCCGCGCGCCCTGCCGGCCCTCGCCGAGATCGCCGCCCACTATCCCGGCCGGCTCGAGGTGGTCGACGCCGACGCCCTCGCCTTCGACCCGCGGCCGCTGGTGGGCGAGGCGCCGGCGCGGATCGTCGCCAACCTGCCCTACAATGTCGGGACCGCCCTGCTCACCGGCTGGCTCGACGGCGAGGTCTGGCCGCCCTGGTGGGACCTCGCCGTGCTGATGTTCCAGCGGGAGGTCGCCGAGCGGATCGTCGCCGGCCCGGAGGAGCGGGCCGATTACGGCCGGCTCGGCGTCCTCTGCGGCTGGCGCACGGAGGCCGAGATCCTGTTCGACGTCAGCCCCTCGGCCTTCGTGCCGCCACCCAAGGTGACCTCGAGCGTGGTCCGGCTGGTGCCGCGCGCCCAGCCCCTGCCCTGCCGCGCCGGCGCGCTCGAAGCCGTCACCCGGGCGGCCTTCGGCCAGCGGCGGAAGATGTTGCGCCAGAGCCTCAAGGCCTTGACGCCCGAGGCCGGCGCCCTGCTGGCCGCCGCCGGCCTGTCCGAGACCGCGCGCGCCGAGGAGATCCCGGTGTCCGGGTTCGTCGATCTCGCCAATCGGTGGGACGCGCACAGAAAGGCCGGCGCCCCGGTGAGGACGCCGGCCTGACGGAGAGCCGTGGCTCCGGCCCGGAGGCCGGAGCGCTGCCGGGTCAGCGGGTCTGCTGGATCGCCGAGAGCACCCAGCCGCGGCCGGGCTGGCGCAGGAACGTCCAGAGCTCCGTCGCCTCGGACGAGTCCGTGGAGACGACGCGGCCGCTCGACCGCTCGATCATCACGTCCTTGAGGGCGTAGCGCATGGCCACGGTCGCGTAGTCGGTGCGGTCCTCGCCCCAGGCCTCCGCGAGGTCGCCCTGCAGCAGCTTCACGTCCGAGATCTTGTTCACCACGCCGCGGGAGGCGTTGCCGCGCAGCTCCTCGTCGAAGTAGCTGACCATCTCGGGCGTCGACAGGTTGCCCAGGGTCACCCGATCCTCGCGCGAGTAGGCGTCCTGGATGTCGCCGAGCAGGCGCTCGAAGGCCTGGTAATCGGCCGGG from Methylobacterium oryzae includes the following:
- the lptF gene encoding LPS export ABC transporter permease LptF; amino-acid sequence: MRQIERYIFRIALGATLACLIGLTGTIWLTQALRELDLVTAKGQTLLVFLFVTGLSLPTLVVVIAPVALFIGTIYALNKLNGDSELIVMSAAGMPPRSLLRPFLTLALFVSFLVGFLVVVVMPASFQELRDVITRVRGDFIANVVKEGQFTQLDNGITFHFRERGPGGTLKGLFIQDRREAGKTKVYLAERGNAVDVDGQSYLILENGSVHQQQKDSRDSSILTFERYTIDLAAFAPPDSDTIYKPRERSTAQLLFPDTTEGYYKLQKGRFRAELHDRLSACLYPLALVFIAFAALGDPRTTRQGRGVAIAGAIVAVVALRIGGFAAVSAAARSPAAVLAVYGVPLLAILLSSLLIFYGPRVRAFNAALARAVRGRFRGPRLAPAA
- the lptG gene encoding LPS export ABC transporter permease LptG — translated: MLIGPTLGRYFAARFLRTVLGVFITVFALVYTLDFVELLRRAGEAQGASAGLMAQLSLYRTPAVAEGVLPFAVLFGSMAALLQLSRKLELVVARAAGISAWQFLQPGFFVALALGALAVGVYNPVSAMLKQRSTEIEAKIFAKSTKASSGKDLWIRQKGLDGEAILRAETAIEGTTTLAGVSVFTFDDAGKFAEQLVAARATLHDGYWELSDVRVLTQGTPPESFDTYLIASNLDPGQVRQGFTPPESVPFWQLPTTIARTERAGLDATRYRLQYDVLWARPVLFVAMVIVAATVSLRFFRFGGVGKLVLGGVAAGFALYVVRQVMEGLGASGLVAAPVAAWFPAVVGSLLGTLTLLYQEDG
- a CDS encoding LPS-assembly protein LptD; this translates as MRKVADILRKAGFRAALAFAAPLAGGLSAHAQGLPAVAAGKPGDKLLVEADELIYDNDRGTVTARGNAELHYGPRTLQADRVRYDRNSGRVFAEGNVRLTEADGGVVTGARMELTDDFKTGFVDAFRGQQTVQRKFETVRTRFSAPRAERLNGEQTSFESGSYTACEPCKDNPETPPLWQIKAKKIIHDNETHTVYFDDSTLEIAGIPVAYLPYFEAPDPTVKRKTGFLTPRFVTTTALGNGVSLPYFINLAPNYDLTLTPTLLSRQGLLAQGEFRQRIDNGFYNIRLSGISQTTPSAFLPSPLGAGERDFRGSVESQGRFYINPRWRTGWDLVGVTDKWFLDNYRIRNQNITTDYFREATSTAFLIGQGDRSWFEARGYYFKGLSSFDWQKQQPIVAPVIDYDKRINGPSEIGGEVRFQANITSLTRETTQYQGLPRTSSYLFSPSVNGVSFPLYQTCTVFQRGLCAIDGLAGTNTRASAELSWRRSFIDDLGQKFTPFAYLRTDAFFNSTSFSGYQNDLVPQVAHVDQGFAGRVMPAIGLDYRYPFVANFGALGVHTLEPIGQIIARPSETRIGRLPNEDAQSLVFDDTSLFEWDKFSGYDRVEGGVRTNLGGQYSVVTPSGWYANVLFGESIQLAGVNSFRRGDIANTGLDSGLETQRSDFVGRFQVSPNQNITFISRARFNQSDFHVARFETGATARFAPFLPLTVSAFYSYYEAQPLLGYSHYREGITATATYNITPNWFVSGSLLVDLTHYLDVRNTYTDALSSYLANPIGTVPIYQNPGRFYLSGASFGGGYQDECTTVSLNYINSPIATATGVRERNQTVLLRVELKTLGEADLRQNVGTATTADGIASIR
- the pdxA gene encoding 4-hydroxythreonine-4-phosphate dehydrogenase PdxA — translated: MPPLALTLGDPAGIGPELALSAWLGRGGADPLPPFFLVADPDFVERLAHRLDRPVPVAEVDPETAAEVFPRALPVVPLPSGARVAADPGVPDSGNAGATIESITAAVEFVKAGRASAVVTNPIAKFVLTRTGFAHPGHTEFLAALAVPPGVTPPRPVMMIWSAGLSVVPVTIHVPLRDVPDLLTQELVEETAAIVARDLRERFGLPEPRLVLAGLNPHAGEAGTIGREDRDVLAPAVARLRSRGIDIRGPLPADTLFHARARETYDVALAPTHDQALIPIKTIAFDDGVNVTLGLPFVRTSPDHGTAFDIAGQGVARPDSLVAALRLADRLAANAAARSEAPAGAEIIPFSVYAGRPRPVGACHFDPEDEL